Within the bacterium genome, the region CATCATGGCGCGCCACACCACGGTCATCGAGCGGCACCTCCCTTATCTGGTGCTGCACGGACTGGCCCTCATCACCGCCCGCACCCTGGGCGAGCCCGAGCTGGATCCCGGCGAGATCGGCATCGAACGGTTGCCCGATGAGGATCCGGTGGACGAGTGAGCCGGGTCGGATGATCGAGATGGAAGGGAAAACGATGGATCGCAGCCGGCCCGCGCGTCGCCTGCTTCTGTTGGGGCTCGTGCTGGGCGCCTTTCTGGCGCCGGGCCGGGGGGCGACGGGCGCTCCCCTCCCACTGCCCGATGGGGGCCTGCTCTGCCATCCCCGCCCCGCGGGCGCCGACAGCCTGCCGCGCCTGGCGGCGGGCAAATGGCTTTATGTCAACGGGCATCTGGGCCGGGCCGAGACCATCCTGGCGGAGGGGCGGCCCCTGCGCCGGACGGCGGACGGACGCTTCGCCGCCCAGGTGCCCTGGCCCGCCGATCGCGTGCTGCGCCTGAACCTGGAGCATCCCGACAGCGTCTGGACCTTCCACCTGCGCCTGGCGGAGCCCGCCGCGGACGCCCCGCCCGACTCGCAAAAGACGGCGGCGCCCCGGGAGCTGCCCGCCCGGGTCCGGCTGGACGGCAGTCCCCTGTCCACGGCGCCGGGCGCCAGCTATTGGATCTTCCCCCAGGCCGGCACGGAGTGGATCGCTGATCAGCGCCGGGATGGCTGGCTCCGCCTGCCCATGAGCTCCACGCTGGCGGCCTGGGTGCCGGAGCGGCGCGTGGCGCACCTGGGCCCGGCCCCGCCGGAGCCGCCGGAGCCGCGCTGGTTGGGACCTGCCGTCCAGACCCGCCGGTTGGAGCAGGGCGACTTGGAGCTGAGCCTGGCCGTCAGCGGTGACTCGCCGCCCCTCTGGCGGGAGGAGGGCACCGCCAGCGGCGGCTGGCGCTTCATCTTTCCCCGGATGCGGGGCCGGCTGGACTGGGTGCAGCTGGACGAGGCCGGGGATCTCCGCCAGTTGGATTGGGAGCCGCTGGCCGGCGATGAGTTGTCCCTGCGCGCCGACCTGGCGCCCGGGGCCTTCCAGGGGCACTCCCTGCGCTGGGAGCCCGGCCGCCTGATCATCACCTTCCAGCGGCGCGCCTCCTCCCTCAAGGAGGCGCTCATCGTGCTGGACCCCGGGCACGGCGGCGGCGAGAGCGGCGCGATCGGCGCCTCCGGCGTGATGGAGAAGGACCTGGCCCTCCTCCTGGCCCGCGAGCTGAAGACGGAGCTGGAACGAGCCGGGGCCGAGGTGCGGCTGACGCGAGACGGGGACAGCACCCTCAGCCTGGGCGATAGGGTGGCGCAGGCGCGGGAGTTGCGGGCCGATCTACTGCTTTCGCTGCACTACAACAGCGTGGGGGAGGGCGAGGACCCGTGGAAGTCGGACGGCTTCATGGTCTTCTCCTGGAGCCCCTGGTCGGCCGAGGCGGCCCAACTGCTCCACGAACAGCTCAAGCGGCGCTTGCCCCTGCGCGATCGCGGCCTTCATTGGCGCAGCCTGGGGGTCTGTCGGCACCATGGCTGCCCGGCCATCCTGCTGGAGGCCGGCAGCCTGGCCCATCCCGGCGAGGAGGAGTGGATGCTGGATCCGCACGTCCGCCGCAAACAGGTGAAGGCCATCCGGCGCGGCATCGAGGCCTGGCTGCGGGAAGGCCGCTGAGCCGCGATCAGAGGACCACCGGCATCGATAGTCAAGCCGTCGCGCCGGAAGGGCGGACGGGCAAGGAGGATCCACATGATGCCACTCGCCTGGCCGCGCCAACTGATCGCGGGGCTGCTCCTGGCCCTGCTCTCCTCCTGCGCCCGGCCACCTCTGCCCATGGCCGAGGATCCCCGCCTGGCGGGAGCCGATCCCTGGCTGGCGCCTGATCTCGAGGCGGCGTCCCGCGAGTTGCCGGGCGAACTGCTGCTTGACCTGGCCCGTCTGCGCCTGATCGAAGGCCAAGTGGAGGATCCGCGTCCCCTGGCTGGCGGCTGGGTGCTCCATCTGCGGCGCGTCCTGCCCGGCGCGGGCGGCCAATCCGCCACCGGGCAGGCCCTGCTCGCCTGGCTGGGGGCGGGCACTGGGCGTGGCGCGACACGCCTGCTCCTGCGGGCCGACTCCCTGGTCGTCCTCCGGCAGGCGGCCGACCGCGGCGAGGCTCTGCTCGTGTTGTCCCGCCACCAGGGCGAGGACTTTCCCCGGCGTCGCCTCGACGTGGTGGATGCCCAGGGCCGGCGACGCCTTCTGGCCGAGGACGGGGCCGACCGTCTGCACTGGGACGGCCAGGCCCTCCTCGTGGCGGAGGCCCACGCCGCCCCCGCCTTCCGCGAGCGCCCGGGCAGCTGGCATCTGGACGTGCGCCGGCCGCTCCTGGGGAGCGGGGGCGATTGGCGGCTGGGGCCGGCCGTGCGATTGGACAGCCCCTACCGCGCCCTCGGCGAGTTCCTGGACGCGGTGCGTCGCGGCCGGTGGGGCAAGGCCCGTGACCGGGCCGATCTCAGCCGCTTGCTGGCCCTGCCCGGCGGACACCACGGCACCGATCTGAAGGCGACGCTCAAGGCCGCCGCCCCGGAGTTGCTGGATAAGCGCCTTTTGCTGAGCGCCCCCCCTCGGGGCCCGATCTCGCGCATCGAGGCACCGGGCGGTCGTCCCGCCTGGCGCGTGGCGCTGGAGCACCGGGAGGACCGGGGCTGGGTGCTGACCAGGTTGGAGCGGGTGCTGTGAAGGCGTCGGGAGGCCGAGTTCGCCCGCGGCTTGCACTTCACCTGCCCGGTGCTACTTTGAGCGCCGGCCCTTGACGGACTCCGCTGCCGCGTGCAAACCCCGGCCGCAATCAAGAGTTGGAGCGGCATGACCCCCGTCCGCGAAAGTTCCCGACGGTTGCAGGATCTGAAGCTCGCGCTGGGCGCGGCGCGGCGCATCCTCATCGTCACCCACGACAATCCGGACCCGGACTGCGTGGCCAGTGCCATGGCCTTCAAGCTCATCTTCGAGCACATGGACCGGGAGGCGGTGGTCGGTTCCGGCGGCGAGCTGGGGCGCTCCGAGAACCGCACCATGCTGCAGATCCTCAATCTGCGCATCCACCCCCTGGACGAACTCCATCTGCCCGACTTCGACTTCTTCCTTTTTGTGGACAGCCAGCCGGGGAGCGGCAACAATTCCTGCCGCCTGCCCGCCGATGCCCGCTACGGCGTGGTGGACCACCACATCATGGGCGAAGCCTGGCCCCACGAACCGGTCTTCCTGGACCTGCGCGAGAGCTACGGCGCCACCGCCACCCTGGCCTACGAGTACCTGCTGGCGCGCAACCTCAAGGTGGATGTGCCCCTGGCCACCGCCCTCTACTACGCCATCCGCACCGAGACGAGCGACATGGGCCGCGGCGCCAGCAAGCCGGACCGCGCCGTCTACCTGAAGCTCCATCCCAAGATCGACTGGGACCTCTTGCATCTGATCGTCAACAGCCGCCTCCCGGTGGACTACTTCATCATGATGAAGGAGGCCGTCGAGCGGGCCGAGCGCTTCGGCAAGGCGATGGTGGTGGATCTGGGTCCCACCCGCCACCCGGATTTCGTGGCCGAGGTGGCGGACACCTTCCGCCGGCTGGAGGGAATCCATTGGGTGCTGGTCTGGGGCTGGCGCGAGGACCGCGTCGTCTTCTCCATCCGCAACAACCTGCAGGAACCCCATGTGGGGAGGCTGGCGCGGGAACTGGTGCGGGAGCACGGCAGCGCGGGCGGCCACCGCCACATGGCGGGGGGCCAGGTGTCGGCGGCGCGCATCGGCCTGGAGGAGGCGCGCCTGCTTTTCCGCCGCAGCATCGTCCCGGCCTTCCTGCGGGCCGTGGGCCAGCCCGAACAGGACGGGGTTTCCCTCGTCCAGGAAGCGAGCAGCTCATGAACATGTGGTGGCGCCTGCTCATGCTCGGCACCCTGGCCACCCTGGCTTGGGGAAAGGAGCGGCACGGCGGGGACTTCCTGCGGGCCGAGGTGGGGGCGGCGCCGGTGGCCCGCGGCCTGAGCGGCCTCCTGCTTGCCGACGGGGGCACCCGGGCTTGGTGGAATCCGGCCCTGTTGGTGGACGGCGGGGCCGGACTGGCTTCCTTCCAGCACCAGGAGGCCTTCGGCGGAATCCTCAGTCTGGACTACCTGTCCTGGAGCGCGCGTTGGAACGACCTGCCCGTCGCCGTCTTCCTGCTGCGGCAGGCCGTGCCGGACATCCCCATCAGCCGGTTGCTGGAGGGGGGGGGCACCTTCGAAGAGGGCGGGCGGCCCGTGGTCCGGCGCGAAGACGCGGCGGACTGGATCCTGGGGCTGTCCACGGCGCGGGAGCTGCGCCCCGGGCTGGCCGGCGGTCTGACGCTGAAGCTGATCCACCGCGACCTGGCCGTTCTGCGCGGCCAGGGGCTGGGCCTGGACGCCGGCCTGCGCTGGCAGACGGAAGCGGGTCTGGCCCTGGGCCTCAGCCTGCGGGATCTGACCGGCAGCGTGCTCTTCTGGGAGGATGGCGAGCAGGACTGGATCGCACCGGAGTGGGCGGTGGGCGCCGCCCTGGACCGCTCCTTGCCGCGCTGGCGCTCACGCCTGCGGGGGGAGCTTGCCCTGCGGGGCGAGCTGGAGGGCGCCGTGCCCGACCGCGACGGCCGCTGGCGCCGGGCCTGGCTGCACGGCGGCGCGGAGTGGATCGTGCTGGAGCGGCTGGCCCTGCGCGCCGGCCTGGCCGAGGGCGACCCCGCCGCCGGCGCCGGTCTGATCCTGGGCCGCTGGAGCGTGGACTATGCCTGGCGCCCGCACCAGGAACTGGGCGCCTCGCACCTCGTCACGCTCAGCGCCCTTCTCCCCTGACACCCTCAGACGAGATCGCCGGGGCATGACCACCCGGCGGACAGGGCACCGGGGCCATCCTGCTCCGTTGCCGGGAGTGCCCCGCCTTCATCATCTTGTCGCGGGATCGACAGAGACCGCGCGAGGCGCGCCTCGGCGGACCACGAGAAGAGCAGGACAGGCGGGACCGGACCCGGCCGATGGCCGGTCGGCTGCGTGTGCTCGGCCGACCATCCACAGGAGAAGCCATGAGCGTGCGGCGCGAGGATTTGCTGCGGCTGGAGGACGAGGCCCAGGAGCTGGGCGGCCGCGCCCGCGTGGCGCGTCAACACGAAGCCGGCAAGCTGACGGCGCGGGAGCGCCTCGACCTGCTGCTCGACGCCGGCAGCTTCGATGAGTCGGACATGCTGGTGCGCCACCAGTCCACCGCCTTCGGCCTGGACCAGAGCCGTCCCCTGGGCGACGGGGTGGTGACGGGTTTCGGCCGGGTGCACGGGCGGCCGGTGGCCGTCTTCAGCCAGGATTTCACCACCTACGGCGGCAGCCTGTCCCAGGCCCATGGCGCCAAGATCTGCAAGGTGATGGACCTGGCGCTCAAGGCGGGCATTCCCATCATCGGCCTGAACGACTCGGGCGGCGCCCGCGTCCAGGAGGGCGTCGCCAGCCTGGGGGCCTATGCCGACATCTTCCTGCGCAACACCCTGGCCAGCGGTGTGGTGCCGCAGATCAGCGCCATCCTGGGTCCCTGCGCCGGCGGCGCCGTCTACAGCCCCGCCATCACCGACTTCACCATCATGGTGGAGCGGACCAGCTACATGTTCGTCACCGGGCCCAAGGTGGTGAAGACGGTGACCCACGAGGAGGTGAGCAGCGAGGACCTGGGCGGCGCCCGCACCCACGCCGGCCGCAGCGGCGTGGCCCATTTCGCCGAGGCCAACGAGGGCCTGGCCCTCCAGCGCGTGCGCGACCTGCTGGCCTACCTGCCGCAGAACAACCTGGAGGCGCCCCGCGATCTGCCCGCGGCGGACCCGGTGGACCGGGCCGACGACAGCCTGCGCACGGTGGTGCCCGCCGATTCCAGCAAGCCCTACGACATCCGCGCGGCGATCCTGCCCGTGGTCGACCAGGATTCCTTCCTCGAGATCCATGCCGAGTTCGCCGCCAACCTGGTGGTGGGTCTGGCCCGCGTCGGCGGACGCGTCGTCGGGGTGGTGGCCAACCAGCCGGCCGTCCTCGCCGGAGTGCTGGACATCGACGCCAGCCGCAAGGGTGCCCGCTTCGTGCGCTTCTGCGACGCCTTCAACATCCCCCTGCTCACCTTCGTGGACGTGCCGGGCTTCCTGCCGGGAACGGATCAGGAGTGGCACGGCATCATCACCCATGGCGCCAAGCTGCTCTACGCCTTCTGCGAGGCCACCGTCCCCAAGATCACGGTCATCACCCGCAAGGCCTATGGCGGCGCCTACGACGTGATGAGCTCCAAGCACATCCGCGGCGACGCCAACTTCGCCTGGCCCAGCGCCGAGATCGCGGTGATGGGCCCCAAGGGCGCCGTCGAGATCATCTTCAGCCGCGAGATCCAGGCCGCCGCCGACCC harbors:
- a CDS encoding N-acetylmuramoyl-L-alanine amidase; the protein is MEGKTMDRSRPARRLLLLGLVLGAFLAPGRGATGAPLPLPDGGLLCHPRPAGADSLPRLAAGKWLYVNGHLGRAETILAEGRPLRRTADGRFAAQVPWPADRVLRLNLEHPDSVWTFHLRLAEPAADAPPDSQKTAAPRELPARVRLDGSPLSTAPGASYWIFPQAGTEWIADQRRDGWLRLPMSSTLAAWVPERRVAHLGPAPPEPPEPRWLGPAVQTRRLEQGDLELSLAVSGDSPPLWREEGTASGGWRFIFPRMRGRLDWVQLDEAGDLRQLDWEPLAGDELSLRADLAPGAFQGHSLRWEPGRLIITFQRRASSLKEALIVLDPGHGGGESGAIGASGVMEKDLALLLARELKTELERAGAEVRLTRDGDSTLSLGDRVAQARELRADLLLSLHYNSVGEGEDPWKSDGFMVFSWSPWSAEAAQLLHEQLKRRLPLRDRGLHWRSLGVCRHHGCPAILLEAGSLAHPGEEEWMLDPHVRRKQVKAIRRGIEAWLREGR
- a CDS encoding DHH family phosphoesterase, with product MTPVRESSRRLQDLKLALGAARRILIVTHDNPDPDCVASAMAFKLIFEHMDREAVVGSGGELGRSENRTMLQILNLRIHPLDELHLPDFDFFLFVDSQPGSGNNSCRLPADARYGVVDHHIMGEAWPHEPVFLDLRESYGATATLAYEYLLARNLKVDVPLATALYYAIRTETSDMGRGASKPDRAVYLKLHPKIDWDLLHLIVNSRLPVDYFIMMKEAVERAERFGKAMVVDLGPTRHPDFVAEVADTFRRLEGIHWVLVWGWREDRVVFSIRNNLQEPHVGRLARELVREHGSAGGHRHMAGGQVSAARIGLEEARLLFRRSIVPAFLRAVGQPEQDGVSLVQEASSS
- a CDS encoding acyl-CoA carboxylase subunit beta; protein product: MSVRREDLLRLEDEAQELGGRARVARQHEAGKLTARERLDLLLDAGSFDESDMLVRHQSTAFGLDQSRPLGDGVVTGFGRVHGRPVAVFSQDFTTYGGSLSQAHGAKICKVMDLALKAGIPIIGLNDSGGARVQEGVASLGAYADIFLRNTLASGVVPQISAILGPCAGGAVYSPAITDFTIMVERTSYMFVTGPKVVKTVTHEEVSSEDLGGARTHAGRSGVAHFAEANEGLALQRVRDLLAYLPQNNLEAPRDLPAADPVDRADDSLRTVVPADSSKPYDIRAAILPVVDQDSFLEIHAEFAANLVVGLARVGGRVVGVVANQPAVLAGVLDIDASRKGARFVRFCDAFNIPLLTFVDVPGFLPGTDQEWHGIITHGAKLLYAFCEATVPKITVITRKAYGGAYDVMSSKHIRGDANFAWPSAEIAVMGPKGAVEIIFSREIQAAADPAAAQEKLIQDYSEHFANPWIAAERGYVDAVILPEQTRARVFRALELLRNKAERNPRRKHGNIPL